The nucleotide sequence TACCCAATGCGAAGGGTATATATGAAAGTAGTATGGAAGGGTATTGATAAGGTGTAAGCAAGCTTGGATTGCAAATGGTTTTTAGTAAAGCACAATAATAACTAATTGGTGTATTGGTCTTATCAAGGCAGGGTTGTGAAAGATAGTATGTTGATAAAGGTTGTCCTTTAGTAAAGATTGTGTCCTTCTAAAGCCAAATATTAATAAGTTAAATGTCTCTAACTTTAAAAGTGTCAATTGTCTTACCAAAGTGGATAGTGTGAACAACACAAATATTGAGTATTAAAGGTTTGGATACCAGTAAAAAATTCTCAAAGCGAGTATTAGCCTGCTAGCACATAAATATAATCAAGGGGCATAAGGAATGTTGTTAGGAGATAAACCTAAGCTAATAGCTGCTTTCAGCACGCTACTGGCATGTGGGTCGGTGTATGGGGAGTGGGGATATAACTTACCCCAAGGGGTTACTGAAGTTAGCCGCTCCATTTACGATCTTCACATGACGATTTTTTGGATTTGCGTTGTCATAGGGGTTGTGGTTTTTGGCGTGATGTTTTGGTCAATGTTAATGCACCGAAAGTCACTGGGTGCTAAACCCGCCGCTTTTCATGAAAATACTTTAATAGAAATAATATGGACTGCTATACCCTTTCTTATTCTGGTATCAATGGCTGTACCAGCTACACAAACCTTAATTCAGGTCTATGACACCAAAGAATCTGATATTGATATTCAAATAACTGGCTATCAATGGAAGTGGCACTATAAATACCTTGCTGATGATGTAGGCTTTTTTAGCAACCTTAGTACACCTAAAGCAGAAATAGCTAATGAAGAACCGAAAGGTGATCACTACTTACTAGAAGTTGATGAACCAATGGTTGTGCCTGTCAATAAAAAAATACGATTTTTAATTACGGCTAATGACGTTATTCACTCTTGGTGGGTACCTGACTTAGCAGTAAAAAAAGATGCGATTCCTGGCTTCATTAATGAAGCTTGGACGAGGATTGAAGAGCCTGGCATTTATCGTGGGCAGTGTGCTGAGCTTTGTGGTAAAGACCATGGCTTTATGCCAATTGTGGTTGAAGCAAAGTCAGCGGAAGATTATCAAGCCTGGTTAGTAGCTAAAAAAGAAGCTGCGGCTAAAGAACGAGAGTTACGAGATAAAGTTTGGACATCAGAAGAGCTTTATAGCCGAGGAGAAAAAGTATACATCAAGACTTGTGCAGCTTGTCACCAGGCTAATGGAGAAGGTGTGCCTCCTGTTTTCCCTGCTATTAAAGGAAGCAAGATTGCAGTGGGTGAGCCTCAAAAGCACATAGAAGTTGTCGTGAATGGTGTGCAGGGGACAGCAATGCAAGCGTTTGGCAAACAACTAAGTGAAGTGGATATTGCAGCTGTTATTACTTATCAACGTAATGCTTGGGGTAATAATACAGGTGATCAAGTAGTGCCTATGGACATTGTTAAGTTTAACGAAGCAGGACAATAAAAAGGATAGGAGTCAGCTAATGAGTGCCGTTATTGATGATCATACCCACACAGCTGATGACCACCATCATGGTCCTGCTAAAGGGTTTATGCGTTGGGTGTTAACCACAAACCATAAGGACATTGGAACAATGTACTTATGGTTTAGTTTTGCCATGTTCCTTACGGGTGGTTTGATGGCAATGGTTATTCGCTCAGAGTTGTTCCAACCGGGGTTGCAAATAGTTGATCCTGAGTTTTTTAATCAAATGACCACCTTGCATGGTTTAATCATGGTGTTTGGTGCAGTTATGCCGGCATTTGTTGGGCTAGCTAACTGGATGGTACCGATGATGATTGGAGCACCAGATATGGCTATGCCGAGGATGAATAACTGGAGCTTTTGGATTTTACCCTTTGCATTTTTTATCTTAATAAGCTCATTGTTTATGGAAGGAGGAGCACCTAACTTTGGATGGACATTTTATGCGCCTCTTTCTACTACCTATGCACCACCTTCAGTTACCTTCTTTATTTTGTCAGTACATATGATGGGGATTTCTTCCATAATGGGGGCGATTAATATAATCGCAACCATTCTTAATTTGCGCGCCCCTGGTATGACCATGATGAAAATGCCGTTATTTGTATGGACCTGGCTGATTACTGCATTTTTGTTAATAGCAGTTATGCCTGTCTTAGCGGGTGTCGTGACTATGATGTTGATGGATATTCACTTCGGTACCAGTTTCTTTAATGCTGGTGGTGGTGGTGACCCAGTACTGTTTCAACATGTTTTTTGGTTTTTTGGCCACCCGGAAGTATATATTATGATTTTACCTGCTTTTGGGGCTGTCTCTGCAATCATTCCAACATTTTCTCGGAAGCCTTTATTTGGTTATACCTCAATGGTTTATGCCACGGCTTCGATAGCCTTTCTGTCATTTATTGTTTGGGCCCATCATATGTTTACTGTTGGGATGCCATTAACAGGAGAGCTGTTCTTTATGTATGCGACTATGTTAATTGCAGTACCAACAGGGGTGAAAGTATTT is from Spartinivicinus poritis and encodes:
- the coxB gene encoding cytochrome c oxidase subunit II, producing MLLGDKPKLIAAFSTLLACGSVYGEWGYNLPQGVTEVSRSIYDLHMTIFWICVVIGVVVFGVMFWSMLMHRKSLGAKPAAFHENTLIEIIWTAIPFLILVSMAVPATQTLIQVYDTKESDIDIQITGYQWKWHYKYLADDVGFFSNLSTPKAEIANEEPKGDHYLLEVDEPMVVPVNKKIRFLITANDVIHSWWVPDLAVKKDAIPGFINEAWTRIEEPGIYRGQCAELCGKDHGFMPIVVEAKSAEDYQAWLVAKKEAAAKERELRDKVWTSEELYSRGEKVYIKTCAACHQANGEGVPPVFPAIKGSKIAVGEPQKHIEVVVNGVQGTAMQAFGKQLSEVDIAAVITYQRNAWGNNTGDQVVPMDIVKFNEAGQ
- the ctaD gene encoding cytochrome c oxidase subunit I; translated protein: MSAVIDDHTHTADDHHHGPAKGFMRWVLTTNHKDIGTMYLWFSFAMFLTGGLMAMVIRSELFQPGLQIVDPEFFNQMTTLHGLIMVFGAVMPAFVGLANWMVPMMIGAPDMAMPRMNNWSFWILPFAFFILISSLFMEGGAPNFGWTFYAPLSTTYAPPSVTFFILSVHMMGISSIMGAINIIATILNLRAPGMTMMKMPLFVWTWLITAFLLIAVMPVLAGVVTMMLMDIHFGTSFFNAGGGGDPVLFQHVFWFFGHPEVYIMILPAFGAVSAIIPTFSRKPLFGYTSMVYATASIAFLSFIVWAHHMFTVGMPLTGELFFMYATMLIAVPTGVKVFNWVTTMYRGALTFETPMLFAIAFVILFTIGGFSGLMLAIAPSDFQYHDTYFVVAHFHYVLVPGAIFGIYAGIYYWLPKWTGHMYDELLGKTHFWLSFIGMNLAFFPMHFVGLAGMPRRIPDYALQFANFNMISSVGAFLFGATQLLFLFIVIKTIMSGKKATPQVWEGAEGLEWSLPSPPPYHTFSTPPDIK